A stretch of the bacterium genome encodes the following:
- a CDS encoding autotransporter-associated beta strand repeat-containing protein, protein MLTHPTSGFDRGVDGKGACQIQASGSFPNEALLVDLVVSNGIQPGVVIPWMATEGAAPVRLSPSNTLEIVPVTQAPSDLSTWGGNANYAITNATPAPTGVIPNGTSIDSLSVNGPSSKTVLTIGSSTSDVLTVRSGLIGLCAASSGNLIITNGSITSGTNELNVLTGLQAGSAEISVYSAIVGPIALTKAGNKILHLYSANSYSGGTFVNGGTIIGEVAGSIPGPLFVEAGSTFAVRTGAIVTNSSITVRREGLLQIPDGTASYTFSGLLTFDGGVMTFGNAFSGSAAVTVNTPGTGLVFGDGGLISQISLNSFHSFKLYTDVSCSAASSNQAIITTINRTNLVQFMDMNTGAAATRTFTVSNAVGLAAGVSEMVLDIPLREPAGFPVTIMKKGDGILEISRMNGTISGGAVVSNGTLLLDMYVPATNRACQLTLGSAAVTGLASTNGLYVGELLTGSGLPAQAVIKSIDSASQVTLTVNASSTTNYSVRFPACGSLGTGSVTVAGSGTLDGVGVGGNVTVKTGGTLAPGTTTNIMSTFNVGGNLLVESGGILSVDLTASSNDVVAVAGTADITGAILAVNGPKPVVGQTLTILTATSVAGTFATVPDGYSVKTVGNTLQLSRAAAGFVFSVE, encoded by the coding sequence ATGCTGACTCATCCGACTTCCGGTTTTGACAGGGGGGTGGATGGAAAAGGAGCATGTCAGATTCAAGCTTCCGGCTCGTTCCCGAATGAGGCTTTGCTGGTTGACTTGGTGGTGTCTAACGGAATTCAGCCTGGCGTGGTGATTCCATGGATGGCTACGGAGGGTGCCGCGCCCGTGAGGTTATCCCCCTCTAATACGCTCGAGATCGTTCCAGTTACCCAGGCGCCCAGCGACCTGAGTACATGGGGCGGTAATGCCAACTATGCGATTACAAATGCAACTCCCGCCCCGACAGGCGTGATTCCCAATGGGACATCCATCGATTCGCTTAGCGTCAATGGCCCGTCGTCAAAAACAGTCCTGACTATTGGTTCATCGACCAGTGATGTGTTGACGGTGAGATCGGGATTGATTGGGCTCTGCGCTGCGTCGAGTGGAAATCTCATTATCACAAACGGTAGCATTACGTCTGGAACCAATGAGTTGAATGTGCTTACGGGACTTCAGGCTGGATCGGCCGAGATTTCGGTGTACTCGGCCATTGTCGGGCCAATCGCACTGACAAAAGCTGGAAATAAGATTCTCCATTTGTATAGCGCCAACAGCTATTCCGGTGGGACCTTCGTTAACGGCGGTACAATCATAGGAGAAGTGGCTGGCTCAATCCCTGGTCCGCTGTTTGTTGAGGCGGGCAGTACTTTCGCTGTGCGTACTGGCGCGATCGTGACGAACTCAAGTATCACGGTGCGCCGCGAAGGTTTGCTGCAGATACCTGATGGGACTGCAAGTTATACCTTTAGCGGGCTTCTGACTTTTGATGGAGGAGTGATGACGTTTGGGAATGCGTTCTCGGGGTCCGCCGCAGTGACCGTCAATACTCCCGGGACTGGGTTGGTTTTTGGAGATGGTGGGCTGATCAGTCAGATATCCTTAAACAGTTTCCACTCCTTCAAGCTCTACACGGATGTGTCCTGTTCTGCCGCATCCTCGAATCAGGCAATCATTACAACAATCAACCGGACTAACCTCGTTCAATTTATGGATATGAATACGGGGGCGGCGGCAACACGGACGTTCACCGTCTCGAACGCTGTCGGGTTGGCGGCTGGGGTTTCGGAGATGGTCTTGGATATTCCCCTGAGGGAGCCGGCGGGATTTCCCGTTACGATCATGAAGAAAGGGGATGGCATCCTCGAAATTTCGCGCATGAACGGGACTATCAGTGGAGGCGCGGTGGTCAGCAATGGAACACTTTTGCTTGATATGTACGTTCCTGCAACCAATCGGGCCTGTCAATTGACATTAGGTTCGGCTGCCGTGACGGGTCTGGCTTCGACAAATGGCCTGTATGTTGGTGAGTTATTGACAGGCAGCGGACTGCCGGCTCAGGCCGTCATCAAGTCAATTGATAGCGCGAGTCAAGTCACTTTGACAGTGAATGCGAGTTCAACCACGAATTATAGCGTGAGATTTCCTGCGTGCGGTTCGCTTGGCACCGGGAGCGTGACCGTCGCTGGCTCCGGCACGCTTGATGGCGTCGGTGTGGGTGGCAATGTAACCGTCAAAACCGGCGGAACGTTGGCTCCGGGGACCACCACGAACATCATGTCGACCTTCAATGTGGGTGGAAACCTCCTGGTGGAGAGCGGCGGCATCCTCTCCGTGGATCTGACGGCGAGTTCCAATGATGTCGTGGCGGTGGCGGGCACCGCGGATATTACTGGGGCCATTCTGGCGGTCAACGGGCCCAAACCGGTGGTCGGACAGACGCTCACTATTCTCACGGCAACCAGCGTCGCCGGGACCTTTGCAACGGTGCCGGATGGCTATTCGGTGAAGACGGTGGGGAACACGTTACAGCTGTCTCGTGCAGCGGCGGGCTTCGTTTTCAGCGTGGAATAA